Within Caproicibacterium argilliputei, the genomic segment TCCTGCCCGGTGCAATCAGCACCTACAATATGCTGGTCATGCGCACCTTCTTTATGGGCATTCCGGACAGCCTGGAGGAAGCCGCGCAGATTGACGGTCTGGGTTATCTGGGGATTTTCACAAAAATCATTTTGCCGCTTTCCAAGCCGGTAATTGCTACCATTGCGCTTTTTAATGCGGTGGGATACTGGAACGACTGGTTCAATCCGATGATTTATCTTAACAACACATCCAAATATCCGGTGACACTGTTTTTGCGCAATGTGGTGATGGGGGCTACGCTGTCCGTAAAATCAGGGCAGCAGATTACCTCCTCTTCCAGTATGCAGACGATGCCGCAGACCCTGCAGGCTGCCACCATTATGCTCGTGACCATTCCGATTCTTTGTGTCTATCCCTTTGTGCAGAAATACTTTGTCAAAGGCGTTATGATTGGTTCTATCAAAGAGTGAGTCATTCGCGAAGCCGTAGTTTTTGTAAGGCAGCGAATCATTATCTTATCAGTTGAAAGAAGGAGCTTGAACATGAAGAAAAAAAGTTGTATGAAAACCGTCCTTTGTTGCATGCTGTCCGCTGCGATGATTTCCGGAACGCTGATTGGCTGCGGAACCGGAACGGCCAGTTCTTCCGGTACGCAGAAATCCTCCGCATCGCCGACAAACGGAAAACTTTCTGACCAGAAAGTAACGATTTCCATGCTGTATGCGGATAACGCTGCATACCCTTACAATCCGGACTGGCCAACCCTGAAAAAGATGGAGGAGGAAACCAACGTCCATCTGGACATTCAGGTGGTGCCGGACAGTGACTTCACAACCAAGGCACAGTTGATGATGAATTCCGGTACGATGCCGGACATTATTGTGAAAACCAATACAGGCAGCGGCACAGCGCAGCAACTTGCGCTGAACGGCAAGCTGCTGGCGTACAGCGATTACTTTGACAAGATGCCGAATTTTCAAGCCTTTATGAAGCAGAACAACATTCAGGAGGAACTGGACGGAAACCGGCTGTCGGACGGAAAACTCTACGAAATGCCGCAGGATGTGAATGCCATCAAGTATTCAAGCGAACAGTGGTTCGTCCGAAAAGATGTATTTGACAGTCTGGGATTGTCTTTACCGAAAACTTGGGAGGAATTGTATCAGGACTGCCTGAAAATCAAACAGAAGTATCCGGATGCGTACCCCATTCAAAATGAATTCGGTACCGGAAACTTCTACAACATGGTTGCCCCAAGCTTTGGCACGCAGGCGGGCTGGGGTGCCGGTCCCTCCAATTTTATGTATGACGATTCGTCAAAAAAATGGGTGTTTGCACCGGCAACGAACAACTACAAATCCTTCGTGACGTTCCTGCACAAACTATATGACGAAGGCATTCTGGACAAAGAGTTTTCGACGATGGATTCCAGTGTTACGGAGCAGAACTGCGAAACCAACAAAGGCTTTATTGCGCCTGCATGGTTTGGCAGCGAATCCACTTGGAACGCCGTTGGCAAAAAAACGGACTCCAACATGAACTGGGTGCCGGTTGCGCCTTTTGCGGGGCCGGATGGTACCGCCGCATTGATTGCACCATCCCAGTGCTCTTCTTGGATGGTTTCTCCTGCAAGTGTAAAGGATAAGCCGTACTTTGATGTGCTTCTGAAATGGATTGACTGGATGTACAAACCGGAGGGTGGCGGCAACCTGTTCTCCTGGGGTGTCAAGGGGACTACTTATGAAACCAAAGACGGAAAAAATCAGTTTCTCAAAGGTGTTTATTCCGGGGACGGAAACGAATTGAGCAAAAAATACGGTGTCGAAAACAACTCCCTGAGTTTCATCTATCCGAAGGACTTTCTGGAGGCAACGCTTTCAAAAAGTGCACGCAGCCTAGTGGATTCTGAACTGAAAAACAACAACTTTGCAAAGCGTCAGCCCAAGCTTTCTTTGACCACGGACGACAAAGACACCGAATCCCTGTACTCCACGGCGCTGTCCGATTATGTGTCGCAGATGACCGACGAATTCATCATGGGAAAAACCCCGCTGAGCCAGT encodes:
- a CDS encoding carbohydrate ABC transporter permease; protein product: MVQKRKQRSIGRRVFLGINAVIMLFVVTVTLFPFLYMFATSFSSTEAIVKGEVTFWPVDFTVNSYAAILQQQQFWSGYKNTILYTVFGTVIGVLLTAICAYPLSKKKLPGKKGILMFMVFTMYFGGGLVPYYLLITGLHMINTMWAIILPGAISTYNMLVMRTFFMGIPDSLEEAAQIDGLGYLGIFTKIILPLSKPVIATIALFNAVGYWNDWFNPMIYLNNTSKYPVTLFLRNVVMGATLSVKSGQQITSSSSMQTMPQTLQAATIMLVTIPILCVYPFVQKYFVKGVMIGSIKE
- a CDS encoding extracellular solute-binding protein — protein: MKKKSCMKTVLCCMLSAAMISGTLIGCGTGTASSSGTQKSSASPTNGKLSDQKVTISMLYADNAAYPYNPDWPTLKKMEEETNVHLDIQVVPDSDFTTKAQLMMNSGTMPDIIVKTNTGSGTAQQLALNGKLLAYSDYFDKMPNFQAFMKQNNIQEELDGNRLSDGKLYEMPQDVNAIKYSSEQWFVRKDVFDSLGLSLPKTWEELYQDCLKIKQKYPDAYPIQNEFGTGNFYNMVAPSFGTQAGWGAGPSNFMYDDSSKKWVFAPATNNYKSFVTFLHKLYDEGILDKEFSTMDSSVTEQNCETNKGFIAPAWFGSESTWNAVGKKTDSNMNWVPVAPFAGPDGTAALIAPSQCSSWMVSPASVKDKPYFDVLLKWIDWMYKPEGGGNLFSWGVKGTTYETKDGKNQFLKGVYSGDGNELSKKYGVENNSLSFIYPKDFLEATLSKSARSLVDSELKNNNFAKRQPKLSLTTDDKDTESLYSTALSDYVSQMTDEFIMGKTPLSQWDAFVSQCKTKGADKLANLYNEVYTREKS